Proteins from a genomic interval of Oryctolagus cuniculus chromosome 8, mOryCun1.1, whole genome shotgun sequence:
- the THAP6 gene encoding THAP domain-containing protein 6 produces the protein MVKCCSAIGCASRCLPNSKLKGLTFHVFPTDENIKRKWVLAMKRLDVNAAGIWEPKKGDVLCSRHFKKSDFDRSTPNIKLKPGVIPSIFDSSFHLKEKRENIHCRKNFTLKTIPVTNHNHKLVGASSCIEEFQSQFICEHSYSVMDSPKKLKHKLDHVISELEDTKESLRNVLEREKHFQKSLMKTIRELKDECLISQETANRLNAFCWECCQESIERDYIS, from the exons ATGGTGAAATGTTGCTCTGCCATTGGATGCGCTTCCCGCTGCTTGCCAAATTCCAAATTGAAGGGACTGACGTTTCACGT ATTCCCCACAGATGAAAACATCAAAAGAAAATGGGTATTGGCAATGAAAAGACTTGATGTgaatgctgcaggcatttgggaacctAAAAAAGGAGATGTGTTATGCTCAAGGCACTTTAAGAAGTCAGATTTTGATAGAAGTACTCCAAATATTAAGTTGAAACCTGGAGTCATACCATCTATCTTTGattcttcatttcacttaaaG gagaaaagagaaaatattcattGTAGAAAAAATTTCACCCTTAAAACCATTCCAGTAACAAATCACAATCACAAGCTTGTTGGTGCTTCCTCATGTATTGAAGAATTCCAGTCCCAGTTCATTTGT GAACATAGCTACAGTGTAATGGACAGTCCAAAGAAACTTAAGCATAAATTAGATCATGTGATCAGCGAGCTGGAAGATACCAAGGAAAGCCTACGGAATGTTTTAGAACGAGAAAAACATTTCCAAAAATCACTGATGAAGACAATCAGGGAATTAAAGGATGAATGTCTGATAAGCCAAGAAACAGCAAATAGACTGAATGCCTTCTGTTGGGAGTGTTGTCAGGAGAGCATAGAAAGAGAttatatttcatga